The following proteins are co-located in the Nerophis ophidion isolate RoL-2023_Sa linkage group LG04, RoL_Noph_v1.0, whole genome shotgun sequence genome:
- the LOC133551242 gene encoding gap junction delta-2 protein-like isoform X2, with translation MGEWTILERLLEAAVQQHSTMIGRILLTVVVIFRILIVGIVGEKVYEDEQIMFICNTMQPGCNQACYDKAFPISHIRYWVFQIILVCTPSLCFITYSVHQSAKARDRSYSLLHPYMDHHGHGHHGRHHDHHARKLHARNINGILVHPDSSKEDHDCLEVKEIPNGPRGLPQTHKSSKVRRQEGISRFYVIQVVFRNALEIGFLAGQYFLYGFNVPGMFECDRYPCVKEVECYVSRPTEKTVFLVFMFAVSGICVVLNLAELNHLGWRKIKTAIRGVQARRKSICEVRKKDVSHLSQTPNLGRTQSSESAYV, from the coding sequence GATCCTGCTGACAGTGGTGGTGATCTTCCGTATCCTGATAGTGGGCATAGTGGGTGAGAAAGTGTACGAGGATGAGCAGATCATGTTCATCTGCAACACAATGCAGCCCGGCTGCAACCAGGCTTGCTACGACAAAGCCTTCCCCATCTCGCACATCCGCTACTGGGTCTTCCAGATCATCCTGGTGTGCACCCCCAGCCTGTGTTTCATCACCTACTCCGTCCACCAGTCGGCTAAAGCCCGGGACCGCAGCTACTCCCTCCTGCACCCTTACATGGATCACCACGGCCACGGCCACCACGGCCGCCATCACGACCATCATGCTCGCAAGCTCCACGCCCGCAACATCAACGGAATCCTGGTGCACCCTGACAGCAGTAAGGAGGACCACGACTGCCTGGAGGTCAAGGAGATCCCTAACGGACCTCGAGGGCTCCCTCAAACGCACAAGAGCTCCAAAGTGCGACGACAGGAGGGAATCTCCCGTTTCTACGTCATACAGGTGGTGTTCCGAAACGCGCTGGAGATCGGGTTTTTGGCGGGGCAGTACTTCCTGTACGGCTTCAACGTGCCGGGAATGTTCGAGTGCGACCGCTATCCGTGCGTGAAGGAAGTGGAGTGTTACGTTTCTCGCCCCACCGAAAAGACCGTCTTTCTGGTCTTCATGTTCGCTGTCAGCGGCATTTGCGTGGTGCTCAACCTGGCGGAGCTCAACCACCTGGGCTGGCGGAAGATAAAGACCGCCATCCGGGGGGTGCAGGCCCGCAGGAAGTCCATCTGCGAGGTGCGCAAGAAGGATGTGTCTCATCTGTCACAGACCCCCAATCTGGGCAGGACCCAGTCAAGTGAGTCGGCTTATGTTTGA